ACGACACAAATTTAAACATATTTTTCAAACAATTTCGAAAGTCAGGTTTTTTCGTATAAATTGTAATTTATCTAATTTACTCATTCTTACCCACGAAGATTAATTTCTTAAGATGAAATGCAAAACGCTCAATGGCACATACAGGGAACCTGGAAAACTCTTCAAAAGGTCCATATTCTTCCTCGCTAATCCGCACAAATGCGGTATAGAAGGACCTATTAATTCCCAGTTTTACCAACGTATAACAGAATACTTCTTAGATAATTTCTACCCAAAATTTTGCCCTATTTGCGAAATCCAACTCACCAAAAAGATCAGTACAAGAGATTATCTCATTCGCTGCGAGATCTGTCACTACCAAGCATCCAGACTTTCATATACTCCCCTGCACCATTTTAAGCTTCCTCTTTGGGTATTCGGATATGTATTAGATGAATCATACAAACAAAGTCCAAAAGTTGTAACGGCATCAGAGATAGTTAGAAAAACGGGAATCTCGTATAAATCAGCACTTCTTCTCAAACGTAGAATACAATTATTCGCAAGTGAGCAAAGAGAAGTATTTCAAGAACTACTATATTCCAAACTCGAACAAGAATATAGAAAATTCGAATTTCCAACAGATCAGGCATACCCAAACAAAACTCATGGTCGCAAAAACGAACGCATATACAAGGAAAAGCGGACATTAGCTAAGCAAAATCCTAAGAAACTTCTTCAAAAATCGCTCAAAGGAAAGACAATAACAAACGCAGATACAATGGTCCTCTACTCTGCCTCCCAGAGAGCTAACAAAGGCCGTAAAAGGCACAAATCCAAGGGATGCACGGCTTCTATATACATGAGCGATAAACTCGGTGGAAAGCAAATAGGAACGATGGTGCATACGATCGCCGCAAGTAACGGAGCGCTCATATTAGATTCCGTGCCGAACCAAAAGATGAATACACTCGGGCCGCTATTCAAAAAAAGTATCCCAGACAATACAGCAATTTTCACAGATAGCGGATACCCATGGTTATCGGTATATAGAAATCATAGAATGGTGAATCATACCGCGCATTCGAAAGACAAAAGACATCGCTGGGCAAGAAACAGATGGAGTAAGGACGGAGTGCATGTCCAATACGCGGAAGGAAACCACAGAGTAATCAAACAAGCATTTTCATCTTACGGATACATTCGTCCCGAGTATTCACAGCTTTATCTAAACGAATTCTGCTTTTACAAAAATCTAAAAGTATTTGGACTCGATGCGTTAGTTGCTAAGTGGAGAGAGAAGATTGGAGTGGTTGAGAAGCGAGAAGAGGAAGAAAGGCCAGATGGTCTGAATTCTCGATATTCATCGAGAATTCAGACTGATGTGCGGATTGTAAAGAAAAAATTATCTCTTCTTCACTTCACCCTTGAGCTCTTCTTTAACAGTGTCTCTAGTCGTATTGGATTTATTTTCCAATTTAATCGTATAGTGAATTTGATACTTAGTAACCACAGGCTTTTCTTCGGAATGTTCCATAGACCAACGGGTTACATCATTTTGTATAATCTTAGCTAGGTTATTGATTCTAGGAACTCTTGTATTAAAACGGATCGTTTCTACTGCACCTGTATTTCCGTTCAAGATCACTAAGATGATCCCGTCGTCGTTAAAATTAATCCGGTTATATTTTACTAGTTCTTCGCTGATGAGCGCGTCTCCGCCTTTATCCACTTTTCTACGAATATACTTGGAACCTCTGATCTGACGGACCTGGTAAGATTCGCTTGTGATATGGACTCTAAAATACTCGGCGCTGTCTTTGGACTGGCTTTGGAAGGAAGCAGGATCAACAGTGCTGATCTTCACGACTCTACCTTCTTCGTCTATGATCTCCTCATTCTCTCCGGCTGGATTGGGAAGAACCTCTCCTTTTGGAGTTTCCGGAGATTGGGTTGTTCCTCCTGTGCTAATACAAGAAATAAATGATAAACAATATAGAACCGCAAAACCTGCTAAAAAAGTTCGGCAAACCGAAACACGAAACATTGGCCTCTCCTATCCAAGGAAATTTATAATTTTATTCGAATTTTCCAACTATACCAAATATTGCAAGAACAGTGTGGCAAGCCCTAAGAAACAGAAGAAGCCGAACACGTCCGTTGTAGTTGTTACAAATATGGAAGACGCAATTGCAGGATCAATCCCAACCACTTTTAGTAGCATTGGGATACAGGCCCCTACGAGGGCTGCTACGATCAGGTTCGCAAGCATAGCTAAAAAGATAACAATCGCCAGTGCAAGTTTTCCCGTATAAAAAAATACGGCAAGTCCTGTGATCGCACCAATCGTGAGGCCATTGATTAGCCCAATAATGCCTTCTTTCCTAAAACCGACTGTCCAGTTGGATTGGCTCAAATCCCCAGTAGCGATATTTCGTACCACAACCGTAATGGATTGGGTACCTGCGTTTCCTCCCATACCAGCAACTATTGGCATAAGACTCGCAAGTAACACAAAGGACTGGATTGTGTCCTGAAAAAGTGCAACCGTTGAAGCCGCAATCACCGCAGTTCCAAGATTGATCACAAGCCAGGTCAATCTTCTTCGGATGGAATCCCAGATAGAAGTGTTCAATCTTTCTTCTTCTGAAACTCCCCCCATCCTCAAAATGTCCTCGGAAGCTTCCTCTTGAACGATATCCAAGATATCGTCGACAGTAATCCGACCGATGATTCGATCCAGATCGTCCACAACGGCGGCAGAAACTAAGTCGTATTTTCTAAAAATACGGGCCACTTCTTCCTGGTCCGTATCATAATGAATGGAGAAAACTTCCTCTTTCACGAGCCTGCTCGCCTTTTGGTTCAGGGGGGCGAGGAATAGATCCTTTAATTTGATAAATCCTTTTAAATGATTTTCCGCATCCGTTACATAGAGAAGGTAAATATCATCCGTCTCTTTAGCGACCCTTCTTAACTTGATGATGGCCTTTCTGACTGTGTCAGTCTCATAGGCGGAGGCAAACTCAGTGGTCATTAAACGACCGGCTGTATATTCCCTAAAATTTAGCTGCTTCCGGATCTGAGAAGAAT
This genomic window from Leptospira neocaledonica contains:
- the mgtE gene encoding magnesium transporter; this encodes MDETNSTKETSSLKANPQSGDWMDSFLEKIEKKDNKFLLSFTSTNHPADIAEVLEKLDIDDAFYVFKLCDYEQQSEILVEFDEDLQADLISRLNMKEISPIVENLETDDVTNLISEIPKAKAEEILNSLDREDSSQIRKQLNFREYTAGRLMTTEFASAYETDTVRKAIIKLRRVAKETDDIYLLYVTDAENHLKGFIKLKDLFLAPLNQKASRLVKEEVFSIHYDTDQEEVARIFRKYDLVSAAVVDDLDRIIGRITVDDILDIVQEEASEDILRMGGVSEEERLNTSIWDSIRRRLTWLVINLGTAVIAASTVALFQDTIQSFVLLASLMPIVAGMGGNAGTQSITVVVRNIATGDLSQSNWTVGFRKEGIIGLINGLTIGAITGLAVFFYTGKLALAIVIFLAMLANLIVAALVGACIPMLLKVVGIDPAIASSIFVTTTTDVFGFFCFLGLATLFLQYLV
- a CDS encoding LA_2219 family laminin/E-cadherin/plasminogen-binding protein, with protein sequence MFRVSVCRTFLAGFAVLYCLSFISCISTGGTTQSPETPKGEVLPNPAGENEEIIDEEGRVVKISTVDPASFQSQSKDSAEYFRVHITSESYQVRQIRGSKYIRRKVDKGGDALISEELVKYNRINFNDDGIILVILNGNTGAVETIRFNTRVPRINNLAKIIQNDVTRWSMEHSEEKPVVTKYQIHYTIKLENKSNTTRDTVKEELKGEVKKR